In a single window of the Elaeis guineensis isolate ETL-2024a chromosome 8, EG11, whole genome shotgun sequence genome:
- the LOC105049957 gene encoding cellulose synthase-like protein E6 isoform X1 codes for MGESHEPLFETKQAKGRFAYKLFACSMLVGICLIWFYRATHVPGWGERGRWAWIGIFVAELWFSFYWIIIQLIRWSPIYHYTHTEKLSQRDETGLPNVDIFVCTADPIAEPPTLVISTILSAMAYNYPPEKLSVYLSDDAGSIMTFYALWEASRFAKHWLPFCKQYNVEPRSPAAYFSKLCKPGDACNPTEWSSMKNLYEEMANRIDSVVMLGKIPEELKANKGFSEWSWGMTSRNHPPIVQILIDGRDHGSIDSNGNALPTLVYMAREKRPQHHHHFKAGAMNALIRVSSEISNSPIILNMDCDMYSNNSESIRQALCFFMDEEKGHDIAFVQYPQRFDNITKNDLYGSSLNAINEVEIPGLDSWGGPPYLGTGCFHRRGILYGRKYSKDYKEDWKAGIERKTAKNACILEEKAKSLITCTFEHNTQWGQEIGLKYDCAAEDVITGLLIHCRGWKSVYINPPRRAFLGVAPTTLAESLVQYKRWSEGNFQIILSKYCPLIFGRGKIKLGRQMVYCIYGLWAPSSLPTLYYLVIPSLCLLNGISLFPKIMSPWAIPFAYIAMGKHVYELVESLQCGDTLAGWWNLQRMWILRTTTSFLYGTIATILKLLGFSKMGFTITAKVSADGNASKRYEQEVMEFGSSSSMFLIIAVAALLNLFCLVGGLHRLVVDGRIMDLGPLFIQILLCALVVAIHLPIYEALFIRKDKGSLPRSVTFVSLGFAMLAYLITIA; via the exons atgggagagAGTCATGAACCTCTCTTTGAAACAAAGCAAGCAAAAGGTAGATTTGCATACAAGTTGTTTGCATGCTCCATGTTGGTGGGCATATGTTTGATATGGTTCTATAGAGCAACTCATGTTCCGGGgtggggagagagagggagatgggCATGGATAGGGATATTTGTAGCCGAGCTTTGGTTCAGCTTCTACTGGATCATCATTCAGTTGATACGCTGGAGTCCCATCTATCACTACACTCACACGGAGAAGCTCTCTCAGCG AGATGAAACTGGGTTGCCCAATGTGGACATATTCGTGTGCACTGCAGACCCTATTGCGGAGCCACCAACCTTGGTGATCTCCACTATTCTATCAGCCATGGCATACAATTATCCTCCTGAGAAGCTAAGTGTCTACCTCTCTGATGATGCTGGGTCTATTATGACCTTCTATGCCCTTTGGGAAGCATCTCGCTTTGCAAAGCATTGGCTTCCATTTTGCAAGCAATATAATGTGGAACCACGGTCGCCCGCTGCCTATTTTTCGAAATTATGCAAACCTGGTGATGCATGCAACCCGACTGAATGGTCTTCCATGAAG AATCTATATGAAGAGATGGCAAATCGCATCGATTCGGTGGTAATGCTCGGCAAGATCCCTGAAGAACTAAAAGCAAATAAAGGATTTTCTGAATGGAGTTGGGGAATGACTTCACGGAATCATCCACCTATCGTTCAG ATCTTAATTGATGGGAGAGACCATGGTTCAATAGACAGCAATGGAAATGCATTACCAACTTTGGTGTACATGGCACGAGAGAAGAGACCTCAGCATCATCATCACTTCAAAGCAGGGGCTATGAACGCATTG ATAAGGGTGTCATCAGAGATAAGCAACAGCCCGATCATCCTCAACATGGATTGCGACATGTACTCGAACAACTCGGAGTCCATCAGACAAGCATTGTGCTTCTTCATGGATGAAGAGAAGGGTCATGACATTGCCTTTGtacaatatccccaaagattTGATAATATCACCAAGAATGATCTCTATGGCAGTTCCCTCAATGCGATCAATGAG GTAGAGATCCCTGGCTTGGATAGTTGGGGAGGGCCTCCATATCTTGGCACTGGATGCTTCCACAGAAGAGGGATCCTTTATGGGAGGAAGTATAGCAAGGACTACAAGGAAGACTGGAAGGCAGGCATTGAGAGGAAAACGGCAAAAAATGCTTGCATACTGGAAGAGAAAGCAAAGTCTCTTATCACCTGCACCTTTGAGCACAACACCCAATGGGGACAGGAG ATTGGGCTGAAGTATGACTGTGCTGCGGAGGATGTCATCACAGGCCTATTAATTCATTGTAGGGGGTGGAAGTCCGTCTATATCAATCCTCCAAGAAGAGCCTTTCTAGGTGTTGCTCCCACAACACTAGCGGAATCTTTGGTGCAGTACAAAAGATGGAGCGAGGGGAATTTCCAAATCATTCTTTCCAAGTACTGTCCCCTCATATTTGGTCGTGGCAAAATCAAGCTAGGACGTCAGATGGTTTATTGCATTTATGGCTTGTGGGCTCCAAGCTCACTCCCTACGCTCTATTACCTTGTGATCCCTTCCCTTTGCCTCCTAAATGGCATCTCCTTGTTCCCGAAG ATCATGAGCCCATGGGCCATTCCCTTCGCCTACATTGCTATGGGGAAACATGTGTATGAGCTAGTCGAATCACTGCAATGTGGCGACACATTGGCTGGATGGTGGAACTTGCAAAGGATGTGGATATTGAGGACGACCACCTCGTTCCTTTATGGCACCATTGCTACCATCCTAAAGTTGCTGGGGTTTTCTAAGATGGGGTTCACAATCACCGCAAAGGTTTCCGCCGATGGCAATGCCTCGAAGAGGTACGAGCAGGAGGTTATGGAATTCGGGTCATCATCCTCAATGTTTCTTATCATAGCAGTAGCCGCATTGCTGAATCTTTTCTGCTTGGTAGGAGGACTCCATAGGCTGGTGGTAGATGGACGAATTATGGATCTTGGGCCATTGTTCATTCAAATTCTTCTCTGTGCTCTTGTGGTAGCCATCCATTTGCCTATTTATGAGGCACTTTTCATACGAAAGGATAAGGGCAGTCTACCCCGCTCGGTCACATTTGTCTCCCTTGGTTTTGCGATGTTGGCATATCTGATAACTATAGCATAA
- the LOC105049957 gene encoding cellulose synthase-like protein E6 isoform X2: MGESHEPLFETKQAKGRFAYKLFACSMLVGICLIWFYRATHVPGWGERGRWAWIGIFVAELWFSFYWIIIQLIRWSPIYHYTHTEKLSQRDETGLPNVDIFVCTADPIAEPPTLVISTILSAMAYNYPPEKLSVYLSDDAGSIMTFYALWEASRFAKHWLPFCKQYNVEPRSPAAYFSKLCKPGDACNPTEWSSMKNLYEEMANRIDSVVMLGKIPEELKANKGFSEWSWGMTSRNHPPIVQILIDGRDHGSIDSNGNALPTLVYMAREKRPQHHHHFKAGAMNALIRVSSEISNSPIILNMDCDMYSNNSESIRQALCFFMDEEKGHDIAFVQYPQRFDNITKNDLYGSSLNAINEVEIPGLDSWGGPPYLGTGCFHRRGILYGRKYSKDYKEDWKAGIERKTAKNACILEEKAKSLITCTFEHNTQWGQEIGLKYDCAAEDVITGLLIHCRGWKSVYINPPRRAFLGVAPTTLAESLVQYKRWSEGNFQIILSKYCPLIFGRGKIKLGRQMVYCIYGLWAPSSLPTLYYLVIPSLCLLNGISLFPKIMSPWAIPFAYIAMGKHVYELVESLQCGDTLAGWWNLQRMWILRTTTSFLYGTIATILKLLGFSKMGFTITAKVSADGNASKRRTP, encoded by the exons atgggagagAGTCATGAACCTCTCTTTGAAACAAAGCAAGCAAAAGGTAGATTTGCATACAAGTTGTTTGCATGCTCCATGTTGGTGGGCATATGTTTGATATGGTTCTATAGAGCAACTCATGTTCCGGGgtggggagagagagggagatgggCATGGATAGGGATATTTGTAGCCGAGCTTTGGTTCAGCTTCTACTGGATCATCATTCAGTTGATACGCTGGAGTCCCATCTATCACTACACTCACACGGAGAAGCTCTCTCAGCG AGATGAAACTGGGTTGCCCAATGTGGACATATTCGTGTGCACTGCAGACCCTATTGCGGAGCCACCAACCTTGGTGATCTCCACTATTCTATCAGCCATGGCATACAATTATCCTCCTGAGAAGCTAAGTGTCTACCTCTCTGATGATGCTGGGTCTATTATGACCTTCTATGCCCTTTGGGAAGCATCTCGCTTTGCAAAGCATTGGCTTCCATTTTGCAAGCAATATAATGTGGAACCACGGTCGCCCGCTGCCTATTTTTCGAAATTATGCAAACCTGGTGATGCATGCAACCCGACTGAATGGTCTTCCATGAAG AATCTATATGAAGAGATGGCAAATCGCATCGATTCGGTGGTAATGCTCGGCAAGATCCCTGAAGAACTAAAAGCAAATAAAGGATTTTCTGAATGGAGTTGGGGAATGACTTCACGGAATCATCCACCTATCGTTCAG ATCTTAATTGATGGGAGAGACCATGGTTCAATAGACAGCAATGGAAATGCATTACCAACTTTGGTGTACATGGCACGAGAGAAGAGACCTCAGCATCATCATCACTTCAAAGCAGGGGCTATGAACGCATTG ATAAGGGTGTCATCAGAGATAAGCAACAGCCCGATCATCCTCAACATGGATTGCGACATGTACTCGAACAACTCGGAGTCCATCAGACAAGCATTGTGCTTCTTCATGGATGAAGAGAAGGGTCATGACATTGCCTTTGtacaatatccccaaagattTGATAATATCACCAAGAATGATCTCTATGGCAGTTCCCTCAATGCGATCAATGAG GTAGAGATCCCTGGCTTGGATAGTTGGGGAGGGCCTCCATATCTTGGCACTGGATGCTTCCACAGAAGAGGGATCCTTTATGGGAGGAAGTATAGCAAGGACTACAAGGAAGACTGGAAGGCAGGCATTGAGAGGAAAACGGCAAAAAATGCTTGCATACTGGAAGAGAAAGCAAAGTCTCTTATCACCTGCACCTTTGAGCACAACACCCAATGGGGACAGGAG ATTGGGCTGAAGTATGACTGTGCTGCGGAGGATGTCATCACAGGCCTATTAATTCATTGTAGGGGGTGGAAGTCCGTCTATATCAATCCTCCAAGAAGAGCCTTTCTAGGTGTTGCTCCCACAACACTAGCGGAATCTTTGGTGCAGTACAAAAGATGGAGCGAGGGGAATTTCCAAATCATTCTTTCCAAGTACTGTCCCCTCATATTTGGTCGTGGCAAAATCAAGCTAGGACGTCAGATGGTTTATTGCATTTATGGCTTGTGGGCTCCAAGCTCACTCCCTACGCTCTATTACCTTGTGATCCCTTCCCTTTGCCTCCTAAATGGCATCTCCTTGTTCCCGAAG ATCATGAGCCCATGGGCCATTCCCTTCGCCTACATTGCTATGGGGAAACATGTGTATGAGCTAGTCGAATCACTGCAATGTGGCGACACATTGGCTGGATGGTGGAACTTGCAAAGGATGTGGATATTGAGGACGACCACCTCGTTCCTTTATGGCACCATTGCTACCATCCTAAAGTTGCTGGGGTTTTCTAAGATGGGGTTCACAATCACCGCAAAGGTTTCCGCCGATGGCAATGCCTCGAAGAG GAGGACTCCATAG